A single region of the Lysinibacillus sp. B2A1 genome encodes:
- a CDS encoding ring-cleaving dioxygenase: MNKLSGHHHISMLTKNGKSNNNFYTKILGLRRVKKTVNQDSPSMYHLFYGDLTGAAGTELTFFEMPVAGRTVRGTNAITRIGLLVPSYASLQYWQERFQQLEVKHSDIATYAGKDALFFEDHEGLRMVLLNHHGHETPAHWQTWDGTEIPEEHRILGMGTVEITVRYLQRTVNLLKNLFGYTVITDDEKEVVLQSIAGEVLGEFIVKELEGPSEKPGRGSIHHLALRVETVEELQEWDVKIKEQGFDSTGVVDRYYFQSLYFRDRNGILFEMATDGPGFTVDSAVEDLGKELDLPPFLEEKRAEIEAILEPLE; the protein is encoded by the coding sequence ATGAACAAATTAAGTGGACACCACCATATATCCATGCTAACGAAAAATGGCAAAAGCAATAATAATTTCTATACAAAAATTCTAGGTTTACGTCGAGTGAAAAAGACAGTGAATCAGGATTCGCCATCGATGTATCACTTATTTTATGGAGATTTAACAGGAGCAGCAGGTACTGAATTAACATTTTTTGAGATGCCTGTCGCAGGACGTACAGTTCGAGGCACAAATGCCATTACTCGCATTGGCCTACTTGTGCCAAGCTATGCTAGTTTGCAATATTGGCAAGAACGTTTTCAACAGTTAGAGGTCAAACACAGTGATATTGCAACCTATGCAGGAAAAGATGCATTGTTTTTTGAAGATCATGAAGGCTTACGGATGGTGCTTTTAAACCATCATGGTCACGAAACACCAGCCCATTGGCAGACTTGGGATGGCACTGAAATTCCTGAAGAGCATCGTATTCTAGGAATGGGTACGGTTGAAATAACAGTTCGTTACTTACAAAGAACGGTGAATTTATTAAAGAATTTATTTGGTTATACAGTTATTACAGATGATGAAAAAGAGGTAGTGCTGCAATCCATTGCAGGTGAAGTACTAGGTGAATTTATTGTCAAGGAATTAGAAGGACCAAGTGAAAAACCAGGACGAGGTAGCATTCATCACCTTGCATTACGTGTGGAGACAGTCGAAGAATTACAGGAATGGGATGTCAAAATTAAGGAGCAAGGCTTTGATAGTACGGGTGTTGTGGATCGTTATTATTTCCAAAGTCTTTACTTTAGAGATCGCAATGGTATTTTATTTGAAATGGCTACAGACGGTCCAGGATTTACAGTTGATTCAGCAGTAGAGGATCTTGGCAAGGAGCTTGATCTTCCACCATTTTTAGAAGAAAAACGCGCAGAAATAGAAGCTATTCTAGAACCATTAGAGTAA
- a CDS encoding DNA invertase, whose product MLIGYACVSTGLQNLDLQTDALTQYGCTKIFHDKMSGAKKQRPGLEEVLQYAREGDTIVVWRLDRLGRNIQDLIQIVNSLNECGVGFHSLQENLTMDKSNATGQLMFHLFAAFAEFEHNLIEERSAAGRAAAKARGRLGGRPEKYGPKDIEMMKALIESGTPIKDVAEKWGVSRTTIYRYLEREKPGTSTTHNPADS is encoded by the coding sequence ATGTTAATTGGATATGCATGTGTGTCGACAGGATTACAAAATTTAGATTTACAAACAGATGCGTTAACACAATATGGTTGTACAAAAATTTTTCACGATAAAATGAGTGGGGCAAAAAAACAACGTCCAGGTTTAGAGGAAGTACTTCAGTATGCACGTGAAGGTGACACCATTGTCGTTTGGCGATTGGACCGACTAGGACGTAACATACAAGATTTGATTCAAATTGTGAACAGCTTAAATGAATGTGGTGTTGGCTTTCATAGTCTTCAAGAAAATCTAACAATGGACAAAAGTAATGCAACCGGGCAATTAATGTTTCACTTGTTCGCAGCATTTGCGGAATTTGAACATAATCTAATCGAAGAACGCTCTGCTGCAGGTCGAGCAGCTGCAAAGGCACGTGGACGTCTAGGTGGACGTCCGGAGAAGTATGGACCAAAAGATATTGAAATGATGAAGGCTTTAATTGAAAGTGGTACACCAATTAAAGATGTTGCAGAAAAGTGGGGCGTATCTCGGACGACGATTTATCGCTATTTAGAAAGAGAGAAGCCAGGTACCTCTACAACACACAATCCAGCCGATTCCTGA
- the erm-23S_rRNA gene encoding 23S ribosomal RNA methyltransferase Erm produces MNGKNIKDSQNFITSKHHINKLISNISLNANDYIFEIGSGKGHFTLELVQKCNYVTAIEIDPKLCEKTQNKLVNYDNFQVINEDILRFKFPKNKTYKIFGSIPYNISTSIIRKVIFESTATVSYLIVEYGFAKRLLNTNRALALLLMTEVDISILNMIPGEYFHPKPKVSSSLIILKRHPSNISFKDRQKYEYFVMKWVNKEYEKLFTKNQFNKALKHAKINDLKNVNFKQFLSLFNSYKLFNK; encoded by the coding sequence ATGAACGGAAAAAATATAAAAGATAGTCAAAATTTTATTACTTCAAAACATCATATAAATAAATTAATAAGTAATATAAGTTTAAATGCAAATGATTATATCTTTGAAATTGGTTCAGGTAAAGGTCATTTCACACTTGAATTGGTGCAAAAGTGCAATTATGTAACAGCTATTGAAATAGACCCTAAATTATGCGAGAAAACGCAAAATAAACTTGTGAATTACGATAACTTTCAAGTTATAAACGAGGATATATTGCGATTTAAATTTCCTAAAAATAAAACATATAAAATATTTGGTAGTATACCTTATAACATAAGTACAAGTATAATACGAAAAGTTATTTTTGAAAGTACAGCTACAGTCAGTTATTTAATAGTTGAATACGGATTTGCTAAAAGGCTATTAAATACAAATCGTGCATTAGCGTTACTTTTAATGACAGAAGTTGATATTTCTATATTAAATATGATTCCTGGAGAATATTTCCATCCAAAGCCTAAAGTTAGTAGCTCATTAATCATATTAAAAAGACACCCGTCAAACATATCATTTAAGGATAGACAAAAATATGAATATTTTGTAATGAAATGGGTTAACAAAGAGTATGAAAAACTATTTACAAAAAACCAGTTTAATAAAGCCTTAAAACATGCAAAAATAAACGACTTAAAAAACGTCAACTTTAAACAATTTTTATCTCTTTTCAATAGTTATAAATTGTTTAATAAATAA